The following coding sequences are from one Paenibacillus tundrae window:
- a CDS encoding spore germination protein — protein sequence METGSTLEQVKTRLLGATDIVYQPFQIGTIHCELIYIQSIVDTATMREAIVKPLLEEASRDEIDPMLTARIVSGSFFTLDSQLTESSEQLVSDIVSGNAVLHFEGLANWIVFSIQDYQKRSIPESTNEVVVVGPQEAFIEDIHANMSLLRHKIKHPDFKMIQFTIGKYTKTVVYVVYIEGLCKPDILENVLNSLNEIDMDSSLGVSYLSEFLEDHPLSPFPQYQYTERPDSVAAALVEGRIGVMQDGTPFSILIPVTFFSLMQSSEDYYQRFHSASFIRIIRLLFAFFAFLLPSVYVAVTTFHPEIIPTNLLITIASARENIPFPALVEAFIMEITFEGLREAGIRIPKPLGQTVSIIGGIVIGQAAVQAGIVSAPLVIVVSITGIAAFIIPHFELGLAFRLLRFPVLLVGGTLGLFGVVISIYLIYWYMVSLRSFGVPYMQPFAPLVLRDIKDTFIRVPWFLMKKRTKAYAADNETRQDTP from the coding sequence ATGGAAACAGGCAGCACGCTTGAACAGGTGAAGACCCGTCTCTTGGGCGCTACGGATATTGTCTATCAGCCCTTTCAGATTGGTACGATTCATTGTGAGCTCATCTACATCCAATCCATTGTAGATACCGCCACGATGAGAGAAGCCATCGTTAAACCCTTGCTAGAAGAAGCATCACGCGACGAAATAGACCCTATGCTTACAGCGCGAATTGTTAGTGGCTCTTTTTTCACACTGGACTCACAGCTCACAGAATCATCTGAACAACTGGTGAGTGACATCGTCTCTGGTAATGCCGTTCTTCATTTTGAAGGATTGGCCAATTGGATTGTGTTCTCGATTCAAGATTATCAGAAACGTTCTATACCCGAATCCACGAACGAGGTAGTTGTGGTTGGCCCTCAAGAGGCATTCATTGAAGATATTCATGCGAATATGTCTCTACTTCGGCACAAAATTAAACACCCTGACTTCAAAATGATCCAATTCACAATCGGCAAATATACCAAAACCGTTGTATATGTCGTGTACATTGAAGGGTTATGCAAACCGGATATTCTAGAAAACGTGTTGAACAGTTTGAATGAAATTGATATGGATAGCAGCTTAGGCGTCAGCTATTTATCGGAGTTTCTGGAGGATCATCCGCTGTCACCATTTCCCCAGTACCAATATACCGAGCGGCCAGATTCCGTCGCAGCTGCACTCGTTGAGGGGCGTATTGGCGTCATGCAGGATGGCACGCCATTCTCAATACTTATTCCCGTCACCTTCTTCTCGTTAATGCAATCTTCTGAAGACTACTATCAACGGTTTCATTCTGCTTCTTTCATTCGGATCATTCGTCTGCTATTTGCCTTTTTTGCGTTTTTGTTACCTTCGGTCTATGTGGCAGTCACCACCTTTCATCCAGAAATCATCCCAACGAATCTGCTAATTACGATCGCCTCCGCCAGGGAGAACATTCCTTTTCCTGCATTGGTTGAAGCCTTCATTATGGAAATCACCTTTGAGGGGCTGCGTGAAGCAGGGATACGTATTCCGAAGCCGTTAGGGCAAACCGTGTCCATTATTGGCGGTATTGTCATCGGTCAGGCGGCTGTGCAGGCAGGTATTGTCTCTGCCCCGCTTGTGATTGTCGTTTCCATTACTGGTATTGCCGCCTTTATCATTCCACATTTTGAATTAGGATTGGCATTCCGGCTTCTTCGATTTCCTGTGTTACTCGTCGGTGGAACACTTGGTCTGTTTGGCGTAGTCATTTCGATCTATCTAATTTACTGGTATATGGTAAGTCTGCGCTCCTTCGGAGTTCCATATATGCAACCTTTTGCGCCGCTTGTCCTTCGTGATATCAAGGATACGTTCATTCGGGTGCCCTGGTTCCTTATGAAAAAACGAACCAAAGCATATGCAGCGGATAATGAAACGAGGCAAGATACGCCATGA